Proteins from one Megalopta genalis isolate 19385.01 chromosome 1, iyMegGena1_principal, whole genome shotgun sequence genomic window:
- the Cdk12 gene encoding cyclin-dependent kinase 12 isoform X1 yields the protein MPGSRDIERAERNGRFRSRRRDSTGSDINRHNFEASDKKHRRHGKNKGSGKKKKKRSRDKSIENVPTVASSIVKPLVEYSDVSSEDLSEPEAGEIQSEDSRGNSYTDGEVPETVLQRRYYGGSPVRALGASPISLSPSPPVQHRHSGRHYSPNEQQPSAMHGATPEYEEESRRYARRKEKKHKREKKKKRSLSPSSSSGKKKKRKSKRHSHSLSPHRIPDEIIISPEREKPVGNWSESPPLPLKDSTSPISPATPQELREFSDVELVLPRQPRNVTPPPLPPRPTESPHTPLLPPRTATPENNKANLSAIKHTPERQKHSPSIHTRRNSISPGPTISSSRRRPHSPSPPSRRRDHSPARRRDFSPSPMVHRLRHSPSPSRRREFSPSPVGHRRRGDPVSSPPSSKRRRRDEADRRHRHHEKDRRDKRKSRSTRSPTGSRLHLPLSRSRSRSPGRWRKIQSRSRSRSRRRSRTPKKSRSPSKSHKSVRKHKSKSPRPSRIPSPSPHRPRPRSPSSITARNLRVQAKISETSLFAELVKDRNMRELAYKKLQAAKEKAVNQDEVQIIEGTDDKDGSNTSSENKPSADNKDKYVNHKDQTKGTSETMKSVDVVDIPVPVSDDSGIAGKTPPLPMSQSVNTSNLMPGGNQPPTVVYTSPTTAASNNCPVTVTSSPNFSTVTTVQAPPLPQSELANASCIPQPSMSVPIPVPVPVLPNLSVPPPPIPIPVPAPNTAMSKFNPPNNLVPLKSVDPPKPPIVAFKTKSLSRLPLPPGINQNDLESIDSPPSRSPSPPSKAQMKFPTSTPKPPQKKSIKDLPMPPVVPGSEDLSGEDDPNATPPRTRVERVPPKPKLKRPKILKRRSSRNCHTPMSASGGKDWGERCVEVFEVIAQIGEGTYGQVYKAQDKRASVLVALKKVRLENEKEGFPITAVREIKILRQLNHKNIVNLREIVTDKQDALDFRKDKGSFYLVFEYMDHDLMGLLESGMVDFNEMNNASIMKQLLDGLNYCHSKNFLHRDIKCSNILMNNKGEVKLADFGLARLYNAEDRQRPYTNKVITLWYRPPELLLGEERYGPAIDVWSCGCILGELFSKKPLFQANVEMMQLEMISRVCGTPTPAVWPSVIKLPLWHTLKPKKSHRRRLREDFSFMPAPALDLLDKMLELDPEKRITAADALKSAWLKNVQPEQMPAPQLPTWQDCHELWSKKRRRQLREQQESSAGKIPLLPLPNKGGPHKAIEDLSDVGGSSKRLKMEAGYNSHPNRLGTESHYGGDNLFNQSGPFMVSPSSYYYASPPPVKPRHKGDASSHLTELCAEDSLARKLSILTNALNQGKPIRVDDLMSLRSDNESDPKVVQLLGELHTELRLAANSRPSGQLESHLPVLNPPSLDTNTSQSGNFDAHAVYAGDDAMSSGRWSQLATAGVRSALLALMSRYGLETYNPSPAITRPPGKPASSLMQNLFLPSTSSQSAFSS from the exons ATGCCTGGCAGTCGTGATATTGAACGAGCAGAACGTAATGGAAGATTTCGATCACGTAGAAGAGATAGTACAGGCAGTGATATAAATCGACATAATTTCGAAGCTTCTGACAAGAAGCATAGACGGCATGGAAAAAACAAGGGTtctggaaaaaaaaagaagaagaggtCTAGAGATAAATCTATAGAGAATGTACCAACTGTAGCCTCTTCCATAGTTAAGCCTTTAGTTGAATACTCAGATGTGAGTAGTGAAGACTTGTCTGAACCGGAAGCAGGGGAAATTCAGTCAGAGGATAGTAGAGGTAATAGCTACACGGACGGAGAAGTACCTGAGACAGTTTTACAGAGGCGTTATTATGGCGGAAGTCCAGTACGAGCTCTTGGGGCATCGCCTATTAGTCTTTCACCATCTCCACCAGTCCAGCATAGGCATTCTGGCAGACATTATTCGCCTAATGAACAGCAGCCTTCAGCAATGCATGGTGCCACACCTGAATATGAAGAGGAGTCCAGGCGCTATgcgagaagaaaagaaaagaaacataaacgagagaagaaaaagaaaagaagcctTAGTCCCTCATCCAGTTCTGGCAAGAAGAAGAAACGAAAGTCTAAGAGGCATTCTCATAGTTTGAGTCCACATCGCATACCAGATGAAATCATAATAAGCCCGGAGCGCGAGAAACCAGTTGGAAATTGGTCAGAGTCGCCTCCTTTACCACTGAAGGATAGTACTTCACCGATTTCACCTGCGACACCTCAAGAATTAAGAGAGTTCAGCGATGTTGAACTTGTATTACCCAGGCAACCCCGAAACGTAACACCTCCACCCCTTCCCCCAAGACCGACCGAATCTCCACACACTCCTTTGTTGCCGCCAAGAACAGCAACACCAGAGAATAACAAAGCAAATTTATCTGCGATAAAACACACACCAGAAAGACAGAAACATAGTCCTAGTATTCATACTCGACGTAATAGCATTAGTCCAGGGCCAACGATAAGCTCGAGTCGTAGGAGACCTCATAGCCCAAGTCCACCATCGAGACGAAGAGACCATAGCCCGGCGAGAAGAAGAGACTTTAGTCCCAGCCCCATGGTGCACAGACTGAGGCACAGTCCTAGTCCTTCAAGGAGGCGAGAATTCAGTCCGAGTCCTGTTGGTCATCGACGTAGAGGGGATCCCGTTAGTTCACCACCGTCGAGTAAACGTAGACGACGGGACGAGGCTGATCGACGACACAGACACCATGAAAAAGACAGGAGGGACAAAAGAAAATCAAGATCGACCAGAAGTCCTACTGGAAGCAG GTTGCATTTACCTCTTTCCCGTTCGCGATCCCGAAGTCCTGGAAGATGGCGGAAGATCCAATCACGATCTAggtcgcgttcgcgtcgacgaaGTCGAACTCCGAAGAAGTCACGTTCTCCTAGCAAATCTCACAAGTCTGTAAGGAAGCACAAGTCGAAGAGTCCTCGTCCTTCGAGGATACCTTCACCTTCGCCCCATAGACCCAGGCCAAGAAGTCCGTCTAGCATCACCGCGAGAAATCTCAGAGTACAAGCAAAAATCAGCGAGACCAGTTTGTTCGCCGAGCTAGTGAAGGACAGGAACATGCGTGAGTTAGCGTATAAGAAACTACAGGCGGCTAAAGAGAAAGCTGTGAACCAGGATGAAGTTCAAATCATAGAAGGCACCGATGACAAAGACGGCAGCAACACGTCCTCCGAGAACAAACCTTCCGCCGACAACAAAGATAAATATGTAAATCACAAAGATCAAACGAAAGGGACGAGCGAAACCATGAAATCTGTTGACGTTGTGGATATCCCAGTTCCGGTGTCGGACGACAGTGGAATAGCGGGAAAGACGCCTCCATTGCCCATGTCACAATCTGTCAATACGTCGAACTTAATGCCCGGAGGTAATCAACCTCCAACTGTTGTATATACTTCACCTACAACCGCTGCGTCTAATAATTGTCCAGTGACCGTTACAAGTAGCCCGAATTTTTCGACTGTTACCACTGTACAAGCACCCCCGTTGCCACAGTCTGAGCTTGCGAACGCGTCCTGCATACCACAACCGTCTATGTCAGTGCCTATTCCTGTACCAGTACCTGTTCTACCAAATTTGTCCGTTCCGCCTCCGCCGATACCGATTCCTGTACCGGCGCCTAATACGGCCATGTCAAAATTCAATCCTCCCAATAACTTGGTTCCTCTTAAGTCGGTAGACCCCCCTAAACCCCCTATCGTGGCATTTAAGACAAAAAGTTTGTCACGGTTACCGTTACCGCCTGGAATTAATCAGAATGATTTGGAGAGTATAGACTCGCCGCCGAGTAGGTCACCAAGTCCACCTAGCAAGGCACAAATGAAGTTTCCTACATCCACTCCGAAACCACCACAGAAGAAGAGTATCAAAGACTTACCTATGCCTCCAG TAGTTCCTGGGTCTGAAGACTTGAGTGGAGAAGATGATCCAAATGCAACACCACCACGCACAAGGGTTGAACGTGTTCCGCCAAAGCCCAAGCTAAAGAGACCAAAAATCTTGAAACGTAGGAGCTCGAGGAATTGCCACACTCCTATGTCGGCTTCCGGTGGCAAAGATTGGGGTGAACGCTGCGTTGAGGTGTTTGAAGTCATAGCACAGATTGGAGAGGGTACCTACGGTCAGGTGTACAAGGCTcaagacaaacgagctagcgtGCTTGTGGCATTGAAGAAAGTCCGCTTGGAAAACGAGAAAGAAGGGTTTCCGATCACGGCGGTGCGTGAAATCAAAATTCTGCGACAGCTGAATCATAAAAACATTGTCAACTTGAGGGAAATAGTCACGGACAAACAGGATGCCTTAGACTTCAGAAAA GATAAAGGATCGTTCTACCTCGTGTTCGAATACATGGATCACGACTTGATGGGTCTTCTAGAATCCGGAATGGTggatttcaatgaaatgaacAACGCGAGCATAATGAAACAATTGTTAGACGGTTTAAATTACTGCCACAGTAAAAACTTTTTACATAGAGATATAAAGTGTTCAAATATATTGATGAACAATAA AGGGGAAGTGAAGTTAGCAGATTTCGGACTTGCAAGACTTTACAATGCCGAAGATAGGCAACGACCCTATACAAACAAAGTTATTACTTTGTGGTACAGACCTCCTGAATTATTATTAGGCGAAGAACGTTACGGGCCTGCTATAGACGTTTGGAGTTGCGGTTGTATTTTAGGAGAATTATTTTCTAAGAAACCGCTATTCCAG GCGAACGTAGAGATGATGCAGTTGGAGATGATTTCTAGAGTCTGTGGTACACCAACTCCCGCCGTTTGGCCTTCTGTGATAAAATTGCCGTTATGGCACACACTCAAGCCAAAAAAGTCCCATAGAAGACGCTTGCGGGAAGATTTCTCGTTTATGCCGGCACCAGCTTTGGATCTATTAGACAAAATGTTAGAATTAGATCCTGAAAAACGAATAACGGCTGCTGACGCACTTAAAAGTGCATGGCTGAAAAATGTTCAACCTGAGCA GATGCCGGCACCGCAACTTCCTACTTGGCAAGATTGTCATGAACTTTGGAGCAAAAAGCGAAGACGCCAGTTGCGGGAACAACAAGAGAGCTCTGCGGGAAAGATACCTCTGCTACCTCTTCCGAATAAAGGAGGTCCCCATAAGGCTATCGAAGATCTATCAGATGTCGGGGG ATCTTCCAAACGTTTAAAAATGGAAGCAGGCTACAATTCCCATCCAAATCGACTTGGTACGGAATCTCATTATGGGGGAGATAATTTGTTTAATCAGAGTGGGCCGTTCATGGTTTCACCTTCGTCATATTATTATGCCAGTCCTCCACCTGTTAAACCACGACACAAAGGAGACGCAAGCTCTCATTTGACAGAACTGTGCGCCGAAGATAGCCTTGCCCGAAAATTAAGTATTCTCACAAATGCCTTAAATCAGGGAAAACCAATTCGTGTTGATGATCTCATGTCACTTCGATCAGACAATGAG AGTGACCCTAAAGTAGTACAGTTGTTAGGAGAATTGCATACTGAACTACGGCTGGCAGCAAATTCAAGACCAAGTGGACAACTAGAATCTCATCTTCCTGTATTGAATCCACCATCTTTAG aTACGAATACTTCCCAATCAGGAAAttttgatgcgcatgcagtttatGCTGGTGATGATGCAATGAGCTCTGGAAGGTGGTCACAGTTGGCTACAGCTGGTGTTCGCAGTGCATTATTGGCGCTTATGTCGCGCTATGGTTTGGAAACATACAATCCTTCCCCTGCTATCACCCGACCCCCAGGTAAACCGGCATCCAGCCTGATGCAGAACCTTTTCCTGCCCTCGACTTCCTCTCAGTCAGCATTCAGCTCATAA
- the Cdk12 gene encoding cyclin-dependent kinase 12 isoform X2 — protein MPGSRDIERAERNGRFRSRRRDSTGSDINRHNFEASDKKHRRHGKNKGSGKKKKKRSRDKSIENVPTVASSIVKPLVEYSDVSSEDLSEPEAGEIQSEDSRGNSYTDGEVPETVLQRRYYGGSPVRALGASPISLSPSPPVQHRHSGRHYSPNEQQPSAMHGATPEYEEESRRYARRKEKKHKREKKKKRSLSPSSSSGKKKKRKSKRHSHSLSPHRIPDEIIISPEREKPVGNWSESPPLPLKDSTSPISPATPQELREFSDVELVLPRQPRNVTPPPLPPRPTESPHTPLLPPRTATPENNKANLSAIKHTPERQKHSPSIHTRRNSISPGPTISSSRRRPHSPSPPSRRRDHSPARRRDFSPSPMVHRLRHSPSPSRRREFSPSPVGHRRRGDPVSSPPSSKRRRRDEADRRHRHHEKDRRDKRKSRSTRSPTGSRLHLPLSRSRSRSPGRWRKIQSRSRSRSRRRSRTPKKSRSPSKSHKSVRKHKSKSPRPSRIPSPSPHRPRPRSPSSITARNLRVQAKISETSLFAELVKDRNMRELAYKKLQAAKEKAVNQDEVQIIEGTDDKDGSNTSSENKPSADNKDKYVNHKDQTKGTSETMKSVDVVDIPVPVSDDSGIAGKTPPLPMSQSVNTSNLMPGGNQPPTVVYTSPTTAASNNCPVTVTSSPNFSTVTTVQAPPLPQSELANASCIPQPSMSVPIPVPVPVLPNLSVPPPPIPIPVPAPNTAMSKFNPPNNLVPLKSVDPPKPPIVAFKTKSLSRLPLPPGINQNDLESIDSPPSRSPSPPSKAQMKFPTSTPKPPQKKSIKDLPMPPVPGSEDLSGEDDPNATPPRTRVERVPPKPKLKRPKILKRRSSRNCHTPMSASGGKDWGERCVEVFEVIAQIGEGTYGQVYKAQDKRASVLVALKKVRLENEKEGFPITAVREIKILRQLNHKNIVNLREIVTDKQDALDFRKDKGSFYLVFEYMDHDLMGLLESGMVDFNEMNNASIMKQLLDGLNYCHSKNFLHRDIKCSNILMNNKGEVKLADFGLARLYNAEDRQRPYTNKVITLWYRPPELLLGEERYGPAIDVWSCGCILGELFSKKPLFQANVEMMQLEMISRVCGTPTPAVWPSVIKLPLWHTLKPKKSHRRRLREDFSFMPAPALDLLDKMLELDPEKRITAADALKSAWLKNVQPEQMPAPQLPTWQDCHELWSKKRRRQLREQQESSAGKIPLLPLPNKGGPHKAIEDLSDVGGSSKRLKMEAGYNSHPNRLGTESHYGGDNLFNQSGPFMVSPSSYYYASPPPVKPRHKGDASSHLTELCAEDSLARKLSILTNALNQGKPIRVDDLMSLRSDNESDPKVVQLLGELHTELRLAANSRPSGQLESHLPVLNPPSLDTNTSQSGNFDAHAVYAGDDAMSSGRWSQLATAGVRSALLALMSRYGLETYNPSPAITRPPGKPASSLMQNLFLPSTSSQSAFSS, from the exons ATGCCTGGCAGTCGTGATATTGAACGAGCAGAACGTAATGGAAGATTTCGATCACGTAGAAGAGATAGTACAGGCAGTGATATAAATCGACATAATTTCGAAGCTTCTGACAAGAAGCATAGACGGCATGGAAAAAACAAGGGTtctggaaaaaaaaagaagaagaggtCTAGAGATAAATCTATAGAGAATGTACCAACTGTAGCCTCTTCCATAGTTAAGCCTTTAGTTGAATACTCAGATGTGAGTAGTGAAGACTTGTCTGAACCGGAAGCAGGGGAAATTCAGTCAGAGGATAGTAGAGGTAATAGCTACACGGACGGAGAAGTACCTGAGACAGTTTTACAGAGGCGTTATTATGGCGGAAGTCCAGTACGAGCTCTTGGGGCATCGCCTATTAGTCTTTCACCATCTCCACCAGTCCAGCATAGGCATTCTGGCAGACATTATTCGCCTAATGAACAGCAGCCTTCAGCAATGCATGGTGCCACACCTGAATATGAAGAGGAGTCCAGGCGCTATgcgagaagaaaagaaaagaaacataaacgagagaagaaaaagaaaagaagcctTAGTCCCTCATCCAGTTCTGGCAAGAAGAAGAAACGAAAGTCTAAGAGGCATTCTCATAGTTTGAGTCCACATCGCATACCAGATGAAATCATAATAAGCCCGGAGCGCGAGAAACCAGTTGGAAATTGGTCAGAGTCGCCTCCTTTACCACTGAAGGATAGTACTTCACCGATTTCACCTGCGACACCTCAAGAATTAAGAGAGTTCAGCGATGTTGAACTTGTATTACCCAGGCAACCCCGAAACGTAACACCTCCACCCCTTCCCCCAAGACCGACCGAATCTCCACACACTCCTTTGTTGCCGCCAAGAACAGCAACACCAGAGAATAACAAAGCAAATTTATCTGCGATAAAACACACACCAGAAAGACAGAAACATAGTCCTAGTATTCATACTCGACGTAATAGCATTAGTCCAGGGCCAACGATAAGCTCGAGTCGTAGGAGACCTCATAGCCCAAGTCCACCATCGAGACGAAGAGACCATAGCCCGGCGAGAAGAAGAGACTTTAGTCCCAGCCCCATGGTGCACAGACTGAGGCACAGTCCTAGTCCTTCAAGGAGGCGAGAATTCAGTCCGAGTCCTGTTGGTCATCGACGTAGAGGGGATCCCGTTAGTTCACCACCGTCGAGTAAACGTAGACGACGGGACGAGGCTGATCGACGACACAGACACCATGAAAAAGACAGGAGGGACAAAAGAAAATCAAGATCGACCAGAAGTCCTACTGGAAGCAG GTTGCATTTACCTCTTTCCCGTTCGCGATCCCGAAGTCCTGGAAGATGGCGGAAGATCCAATCACGATCTAggtcgcgttcgcgtcgacgaaGTCGAACTCCGAAGAAGTCACGTTCTCCTAGCAAATCTCACAAGTCTGTAAGGAAGCACAAGTCGAAGAGTCCTCGTCCTTCGAGGATACCTTCACCTTCGCCCCATAGACCCAGGCCAAGAAGTCCGTCTAGCATCACCGCGAGAAATCTCAGAGTACAAGCAAAAATCAGCGAGACCAGTTTGTTCGCCGAGCTAGTGAAGGACAGGAACATGCGTGAGTTAGCGTATAAGAAACTACAGGCGGCTAAAGAGAAAGCTGTGAACCAGGATGAAGTTCAAATCATAGAAGGCACCGATGACAAAGACGGCAGCAACACGTCCTCCGAGAACAAACCTTCCGCCGACAACAAAGATAAATATGTAAATCACAAAGATCAAACGAAAGGGACGAGCGAAACCATGAAATCTGTTGACGTTGTGGATATCCCAGTTCCGGTGTCGGACGACAGTGGAATAGCGGGAAAGACGCCTCCATTGCCCATGTCACAATCTGTCAATACGTCGAACTTAATGCCCGGAGGTAATCAACCTCCAACTGTTGTATATACTTCACCTACAACCGCTGCGTCTAATAATTGTCCAGTGACCGTTACAAGTAGCCCGAATTTTTCGACTGTTACCACTGTACAAGCACCCCCGTTGCCACAGTCTGAGCTTGCGAACGCGTCCTGCATACCACAACCGTCTATGTCAGTGCCTATTCCTGTACCAGTACCTGTTCTACCAAATTTGTCCGTTCCGCCTCCGCCGATACCGATTCCTGTACCGGCGCCTAATACGGCCATGTCAAAATTCAATCCTCCCAATAACTTGGTTCCTCTTAAGTCGGTAGACCCCCCTAAACCCCCTATCGTGGCATTTAAGACAAAAAGTTTGTCACGGTTACCGTTACCGCCTGGAATTAATCAGAATGATTTGGAGAGTATAGACTCGCCGCCGAGTAGGTCACCAAGTCCACCTAGCAAGGCACAAATGAAGTTTCCTACATCCACTCCGAAACCACCACAGAAGAAGAGTATCAAAGACTTACCTATGCCTCCAG TTCCTGGGTCTGAAGACTTGAGTGGAGAAGATGATCCAAATGCAACACCACCACGCACAAGGGTTGAACGTGTTCCGCCAAAGCCCAAGCTAAAGAGACCAAAAATCTTGAAACGTAGGAGCTCGAGGAATTGCCACACTCCTATGTCGGCTTCCGGTGGCAAAGATTGGGGTGAACGCTGCGTTGAGGTGTTTGAAGTCATAGCACAGATTGGAGAGGGTACCTACGGTCAGGTGTACAAGGCTcaagacaaacgagctagcgtGCTTGTGGCATTGAAGAAAGTCCGCTTGGAAAACGAGAAAGAAGGGTTTCCGATCACGGCGGTGCGTGAAATCAAAATTCTGCGACAGCTGAATCATAAAAACATTGTCAACTTGAGGGAAATAGTCACGGACAAACAGGATGCCTTAGACTTCAGAAAA GATAAAGGATCGTTCTACCTCGTGTTCGAATACATGGATCACGACTTGATGGGTCTTCTAGAATCCGGAATGGTggatttcaatgaaatgaacAACGCGAGCATAATGAAACAATTGTTAGACGGTTTAAATTACTGCCACAGTAAAAACTTTTTACATAGAGATATAAAGTGTTCAAATATATTGATGAACAATAA AGGGGAAGTGAAGTTAGCAGATTTCGGACTTGCAAGACTTTACAATGCCGAAGATAGGCAACGACCCTATACAAACAAAGTTATTACTTTGTGGTACAGACCTCCTGAATTATTATTAGGCGAAGAACGTTACGGGCCTGCTATAGACGTTTGGAGTTGCGGTTGTATTTTAGGAGAATTATTTTCTAAGAAACCGCTATTCCAG GCGAACGTAGAGATGATGCAGTTGGAGATGATTTCTAGAGTCTGTGGTACACCAACTCCCGCCGTTTGGCCTTCTGTGATAAAATTGCCGTTATGGCACACACTCAAGCCAAAAAAGTCCCATAGAAGACGCTTGCGGGAAGATTTCTCGTTTATGCCGGCACCAGCTTTGGATCTATTAGACAAAATGTTAGAATTAGATCCTGAAAAACGAATAACGGCTGCTGACGCACTTAAAAGTGCATGGCTGAAAAATGTTCAACCTGAGCA GATGCCGGCACCGCAACTTCCTACTTGGCAAGATTGTCATGAACTTTGGAGCAAAAAGCGAAGACGCCAGTTGCGGGAACAACAAGAGAGCTCTGCGGGAAAGATACCTCTGCTACCTCTTCCGAATAAAGGAGGTCCCCATAAGGCTATCGAAGATCTATCAGATGTCGGGGG ATCTTCCAAACGTTTAAAAATGGAAGCAGGCTACAATTCCCATCCAAATCGACTTGGTACGGAATCTCATTATGGGGGAGATAATTTGTTTAATCAGAGTGGGCCGTTCATGGTTTCACCTTCGTCATATTATTATGCCAGTCCTCCACCTGTTAAACCACGACACAAAGGAGACGCAAGCTCTCATTTGACAGAACTGTGCGCCGAAGATAGCCTTGCCCGAAAATTAAGTATTCTCACAAATGCCTTAAATCAGGGAAAACCAATTCGTGTTGATGATCTCATGTCACTTCGATCAGACAATGAG AGTGACCCTAAAGTAGTACAGTTGTTAGGAGAATTGCATACTGAACTACGGCTGGCAGCAAATTCAAGACCAAGTGGACAACTAGAATCTCATCTTCCTGTATTGAATCCACCATCTTTAG aTACGAATACTTCCCAATCAGGAAAttttgatgcgcatgcagtttatGCTGGTGATGATGCAATGAGCTCTGGAAGGTGGTCACAGTTGGCTACAGCTGGTGTTCGCAGTGCATTATTGGCGCTTATGTCGCGCTATGGTTTGGAAACATACAATCCTTCCCCTGCTATCACCCGACCCCCAGGTAAACCGGCATCCAGCCTGATGCAGAACCTTTTCCTGCCCTCGACTTCCTCTCAGTCAGCATTCAGCTCATAA